From Dendropsophus ebraccatus isolate aDenEbr1 chromosome 10, aDenEbr1.pat, whole genome shotgun sequence:
TTTGTTTTCTTATTGCTCTTCATGTGCAGGCTACAATACAGCGATATCCCCACCACCACGTATATATCTATAACATATACATTGCCATTGATTAACACTACACCTGCTTGGCCTttagtggctgataacagggagcagcaGACTATATGTAATGGCTCAGCCTATGTTAATGGCTCAGCTGGAGGTTATGTTTCCCTTCACTTGCGCCTTTAATGTTTATATGGCTTTAAATCCAAACAGGGAAGAGTCAGGATATCCCCATCTATGAGCTAGTTGTCCGTCTTACATCCAATGTGAGTTGAAACATGGAACAAATGGTGTACGTGAAGTCTCATGTGCCCCAATAGGATATAGAATTAGAAATGCATGACGGCTTTCTTctgaaaaacagcgccacatctgtccatgggtCAGGTCTAGTGTTGTGTCCCACTGCTAGTGCTAAGCCAAGGCCTGGCTTATGCTAGGAACCCTGTCAGGAAAACAAGAGTAGTTGAATCTAGCCACCAAAGTGAGCAGATgtagcttaaggctgggttcacacacagtatatttcaggcagtatttggtcctcatgtcaggtcctcatagcaaccaaaaccaggagtggattgaaaacacagaaaggctctgtccacacaatgttgaaattgagtggatggccgccatataacggtaaataacttccattatttcaatacaacagccgttgttttaaaataacagcacatatttgccattatatggcggccatccactcaattaccacattgtgttaacagatcctttctgtgtttttaatccactcctggttttggttgcaatactgactgaaatatacatatactgactgaaatatacgtagtgtgaacgcagcctcaatcAACATTCTCTTCTAAAACAACTACTATGTTCACTATGCCGTGCTAAGCACTAACAATGGAGAGTAAGGGagagtcaccaaggaacaccctagcccatgccaggaacatttCTATAaagtgcagggcggtatcctgAAGGAATAGGAActgacctcagtaggacaaagcaaccagtatacaaaggtctacgtattctactgTGCAGTacaggtaactgggaagactcggacacctagctgaacccagataaccacggctggggctcgtactaccctactgggatgggttctacgataccagggggcagaaggcggtaagACAGTGTCTAAACTTGAGTACGTGTATCACTTGACTCAAGATATGTCtcaaggttccggcagagtacaaggctacattgggttaaggctcctctggcaaactcctctcctctacaagcaccgctacaactactttCCCTACTCTTCTCAAGGACCTACCTGAAGCACTGTGTCAAGATACCTACTGCCCGTGAAACGTGTACTGTGAAAGTGCAAAACTtccgggactctgtcatctctgttcttacctgctcctgtacacacactgtcgcacaccttgggttacttTTCCtgcttctgtgggtggcggtactgacggTCAGTTGCCACTCTGGATTGCTGTGACAAGAGcctaagggacccacaacaacctggaaggttaccgaccatttggggaatacagccaaCCATACACAAACAAACAGGTTTCAACATCACACCTGCGTGCTGggctagcactggcgtcacaacaactaacACCTCTGGCTGAGCTAACAAACACCAGTACCTAAACCTCACCACACTAGTACTGCAGGTCAgctttatttaagtgaatgggtatgagttgcaataccacaggCAACCtgcggacagaggtggcgctattTTCCTAATCCTGACCATGAGGAAGAGCACTTGCAGAATGTGAAGTTGTAGTAATTGAGCTCTGTATATCAAACTACAATTCACTGCCACACACCCTGCAGCCTAGATCCAGAAGGAAGAATGCTGCCTCTCCAGTGCTGCCCCCCAGGCCCACGACCAAGGCCGGCATCTCATCCATCCAAACAGTACTGGCTTTGTACTCTAAAtatctgtctacagatgggtgacACTTTATTCTGGCTGGGCTAATACCTCTAGTTAGGTTTTAagggtctttaaaggggttatccagccctacaaaaacatggccacttttccccctactgttgtctccagttcaggtgcggtttgcaattaagctccatttacttcaatggaactgagtttcaaaaccccacccagactggagacaacagtaggggtaaagtggccatgtttttgtagcgctggataacccctttaagggattaaacAAGAGAAGCTACTTCCAGTAGGTGGCGCTAGAGAGCATGTTCTTACCTTATGGAGGGAGCTTCTGTAGGATGTATGGGAATACATGGGAAGAAGACCTGGTTTGCTTTTCTAACCCCATACCTACATACCCTGGTAAGGAAGAGCTGTAGGttggtgcccagcaccctgggtGAACCCCCTGCCAGATCATCCCTAAGAGTTCTAGGCTCCCCTTCAATATTAACCACCAGTGAGAATTACCACCCAGAGAGTGTCCTGACGTCATCCATACTGGTTTTATTTTCCACTTTATATTTTTCGTTATCATTTCATAGGGTTATTAAGCTGCGGTCTTATTACCCTGGGCTTATAATTATACGAGGAGGCAATCCTGGGCTATAACCTTGGTCCGGCCATGGTTCACAGTCAGTGCCTTTAACTACTCTGCTCCCTTCAGAAGTGGCCTGATGGTGCTCACATAAAGGCTCTGCAACCCTAGTAGGGAACAGCTGCTGCGAGGAGCGCGGGCATTTGCATACAGCAGATAGCATTCATTCATGAGCACACACGGACACCCACACATATGGAAACTCAGGTGATGATGGGAAATGTGCTGCCCGAAATAAAGCAGAAAGTCACAGCCTCTGTCCGGCTCCGCATCCGTATATAAGAAATACCATACTACCCATTATCCATACACAGCAGAGGTGGATACATGTCACTGAGCCAACCGGCTATCTATATACTCAGCACTGATCTGATATCACTGGAGGCAAAAGACATCATGAACCTCCAAAACAGTGAAATGCTGcattctatccatctatctatctatctatctatctatctatctatctattatctatctatctcctatctatctatctatctatctatctatctatctatatatctattatctatctatctcctatctatctatctatctatctatctatctatctatctatctatctcctatctatctatctatctatctcctatctatctcctatctatctatctatctatctatctatctatctatctactatctatctatctatctccaatctatctatctatctcctatctatctcctatctatctatctaatatctatctatccatctacctatctatctatctatcatctatctcctacctatctattatgtatctatccatgtatcatctatctatctatctatctcctatctatctatctattatctatctagtatctatctatctacctatctagtatctatctacctatctatcttgtatctatctatctatctatctatctatctatctatctcctatctatctacctatctagtatctatctacctatctatcttgtatctatctatctatctatcttgtatctatctatctatctactactgtttccccccaaaataagacagtgtcttatattaatttttgttccCAAAGATGCCATATgtgttatttttccatgaagaattcacacttactgtttaacaaaaaaaaaaattacatttattatatacagtccagcCTAACCAGACAGCTCAccatctccccctgcccccctccccttggcGGCATGGTGGTGGAGAGTGGTGGTGGGGCTCTTActttcagaggatgtcttatttttggggaacagggtatctatctccttatctatctcTCTCGCCTTCTCTCCATATCCGTCTCTCCTTTTCTCAACCTATAATTTAGTTTTCCCAAATTGTTACAAAATTGTTCAACAGCTAAAACTTCCCGCTCTCCGATTCTCTCCCATTCGCCGGATACAAACAATCGCTCCATCTATGGCGCCGCCATCCAAAGCCCATCCAGCCCCGGGTTGTAGCCGGCACAGTAGACGCACGCCGGCGTATGCCAATTCCCCTCACCTACGTGCGGCTGGCAGGATCCTGCCTGCAGTTGCTATAGTGACGTGTTAATGTGTGTCTGTCCCTGTCAGCGTTAAATTACCCTGGGCAAAGTGGCAAGTGCAGTTGCTGTGGTAACACCATGCGGCTGACAGGTCTGTGCGCTCTTCTTGTTACACTGTGTCAGCGCAGGCTATAGCGGGGAGGTATGCGGAGATTATGCAGAGCACTGTGCTCTGTGTCATTGTGCAGCCACTCCTTATTGTCAGGTACACACAGCCACCCAGCCTGACTAACCAGTTCAGGGGAAAACACAGGCTGCACCGACTCATTTCCCTATTCCTCATACACAACCCATCTAGCTAGCAGTCCCCTGTTAGCCCTTCTGCCTCCCTGCCTAATAATAGCCAGCACCCCCTCTCCTTGTCGCCTTCCTTTGTACGTCCGTCTCTCCCTTCCCCtctctgcacactctgtgctgTTTATCAGCTGCTCCCTCCAGCACATTCAGGCTCAGCCACtcttcagatgtagcagagctgactttgtcCTTTGTCTGCTTTGTTCCTGCCTTCCCCAATTAACCAAAGGCACCAGGGTCTAACTTCAGTCCTATTTAAAACCACACAacgcactcagctctgctacatctgtcctTTCTCtcgccttttttttttcctttccctgCCGCAGCAGGCTTGTTGCAGTGTTATATCCCACAGGCACCAAATCTCTCACAGCATAAGCCTGAAATTCTGCAGCACGACGAACGCCGGCTGCTAAATATATCGGATTTCCAACATTGCGACCGACAACCGGCCCCTCGCCGAATCTTTTTTAATGTTTAGGAAATCATATGGGACCGGCTTCATTTTATGTCCTCGATCTCAATTAAACCGATAAAAACCGAAAATTGCGACAACCTGGGATACATTGTTACTTATAGCgtcaaatatttataaaaaaaataaaaattgtggtgaaaaaaaaaagtaaaaattttgctAAATACATTGCAACGCGTTTTGAGCCGTTGAAATAATcttagaattatttttttttttgcatttccatTGTTCGTAACAAATCCCTAATGTTTTCTTTGCCCTTGCTGATGATTTTCTAATAGGACTGAAgagggaggaaggagccggcgcgtGAGCCGCACTTTACAGCGTAACTAAGTTGAGCTATAGAAGCTTTGAAGAAGTTTGAAAAATCACAGCAATCCCGCCACGGTGTGTCAGGGGACAAGAACTGCTAGTGATAAGCTCTTTCTGCAAAGATTTGGAAATATTGGTATTATCACACCTTCCAATGGAGCGCCGGCTGCAATGCCCACACAGCGACACTAGGAGGAGCTCTGGCAACTGCTTACAGAAACAGCATTGGGACTAGATTGGCGGACAGGCTCCTCGCTATAAACATAGCCTGGATTTTCTAGCacaaaataaaactaaataaaaaaagaaaagaaaaaaaaaagcggctTCAATAGTCGACATTAGCTTCTTATGTTAAAATGTAGTCGGTGTTTTTTCTTAATTGCATCTACTAAAGCAAAGCCATGCTTCTTCTCCTTCCTCGCTTGCCTCCTTTATGGTATTCTGTACACATAAATATAAAATAGTGGTGCAATAGTCTGCACAGAGCAGGATCGATTCAATCGACTGAGCTGCTCGGCAAAATCACCACGGCCTGTTTTATGCTTCTCGTGAACTTTCCGCTCGCCTCGGTGTATGGAGATTTAGAGCTGCACCCCCAGACCTCGGGCTCAGGTCCCCCCCAGATGTGATTTTCTGGTTTATAGAGGAGCGGATATTCAGCCGCAGCTGGAGGAGAGGACTCGGAGTGCTGCTTCTCTCATTCATAGGtcaacctatggaggggggaggaggaggaggggggtcaggccTTCATTACCTGCCTTCATTTAGTTACAGGGAAAACACGAAAAACACCACCAAGTGGCACAGTGCAGTGATAACAAATAAATGGAAATCACTCTGCACATGAGCGGATGACACTTCCATCAGGACCACATCCAGCTCATACAACCCGACTAAAGAATCCGGACTGACTAGATAGAAAGCAAGTAGAGAGTAATAACACTTTGCTATCCTATACCTGCAGAGTATAAGCACAAAAAGTTCCACAGCTAAGATTTAAAGGGCTACTACACTAAAAAtgctttatatacacacacatgtatggaaaactacaactctctagaactacaactctcagcatttagCTGGAAAGGTCTTAGAAGTTGTGATAAAGTAGGGATTAGGGGGTTGGCACTAGAAAGACAGTTATCTTCCTTTCTATTTGCATAATTTTCCCAGAAAGCATTGCTACAAAGACTCTCCATAAGGAGATTCAGTACCTTCTAAGAATCTGCACTCTTGGCTGCTACCAGAAAACAATAGACTAGAGAGGACTCAACGGTGTATATAACATAGAGGTAGCTCATGTTTTTGCTGTTGGATATAGGGGGCCCCTGCTTCCTCTTTTCAATGAGGGGTGACAACCTATGTAGGGGCCCATATTAACAGAGGAGGGTTGGAGAAATTAACCTAAGGACTTTGGAAGGGAGATGGGCAGTAAACAAGCACTGCTGCCCCTCGAAGTTAGAGGTGTGGTAGAAAGCAGGGGGTAAATAAACAGTGCTGACCCCCAGTGGTTAGGGTTGTGGGGGTAATAAACACTGTTGATCTCAATGCTTAGGTCTGGCAGAAGAGGTGtaatagaagggggggggggggtaaataagCAGTGTTGCCCCCAGTTAGGATTATGGTAGTGGGGGTAATAAACACTGTTGATCTCAATGCTTAGGTCTGGTAGAAGAGGTGtaatagaaggggggggggggtaaataagCAGTGTTGCCCCCAGTTAGGATTATGGTAGTGGGGGTAATAAACACTGTTGATATCAGTGCTTAGAGGTGTGATAGTAGAGGGGCAACAAGCAGTGTTACCCCCAGTGGTTAGGACTATGGTAGTGGGGGAATAAGCACTGTTGCCCCCCAGTAGTTGGGACTGTGGTAGTTGGTGGGGGTAATAAACAGTTGATCTCAGTACTTAAAGGTGTGATGGTAATAGAGGGGTAACAAGCAGTGTTGCCCCCAGGAGTTAGGGATGTGGTAGTGGGGGTAATAAACACTGTTGATCTCAGCGCTAAGAGGTGTGGTAATAGAGGGTAACAGTGTTGCCCCCATGGGTTATGAATGTGGTGGTGGGGGTAATAAACACTGTTGATCTTGGTGCTTAGAGTTGTGGTAGTAAAGGGATAACAAGCAGTGTTCCCCCAGTGGTTAGGACTATGGTAGTGAGGGGAATAAGCACTGTTGCCCCCAGGGGGTTAGGGACGTGGTAGTGGGTGGGGGTAATAAACACTGTTGACCTCAGTGCTTAGTGGTGTGGTAGTAGAGGGGTAACAAGCAGTGTTGCCCCCAGGGGTTAGGACTGTGGTAGTACAGGGAGTAAACAAGCACTACTACCCTCAGCCCTTGGTGTGCGCCCCTTTCCCATTCCTCTGTTTTAGTCCCTTTAAATGCCACCTATAGGTTCCCCACTCTACCCAATGGCCGAAAGAGTTTACTTTCCCGTGAGAGTCAAACCACCCGAGGCAGCAAAAAaaccaaaattttaaaaatcttttgaataaaatttgtttgtttttttatttaagattataaatttaaacaaataaatTTGAACAGTTTACCCGGTGATATACAGTTCAATATACACAAAATACAGGTCATcggaacacaaaaataaaaacgttTGGCAACGTTAGATTTGATACACATAGTGCTTGTAAGTGAATGTTGGCATGGCAGGCTCTCATCCTAAACCACCTTTTTACAACAAAAGGATTAAAtgccaaaaaatatataaaaaaaaataaacaaacaaggaCAGATCACATGACCAAACTATGCTGGTTTTCATGAAGTCAGTTGAAGGCTGAAATTAGAACAAGTGAACTTTAGGGTAAGATTGAAGaaaaagaagggggggagggagggggggagatgcGGCTGCACATGGTCTAAAGGAATATAGTGTTATCATGATGTCTGAATGAGAAGGTGACAGGTCAGGAGGAGGATCTACTATCAAGTTTGTTAGGTTCTAGGAGAGACCCCCAAATATTCAATATCAAGATTGTAAGGTTCTACAAGAGACCCCCAAATACCCAATATTATTACAGTCTCACATTACTGGAAGTCACAAcacaaggaaaagaagaagagaaCAAAGTTACAATGTTGCGATTTCTGCCTTCATCTTACAACCTCTTCAAGTCACAACTTGACAAAGACTGGAGAAGACCATGCTGAGAAGTAGAAGACCCCTGAGCTTATTGTTCCTTGAGAAAGCTCTTCATGAGGTTCTCCAGGAAGGATAAACCAGGAGGACTTGGGGGGGTCATCTCATAAGTGCTGAGATCCAAGAAGCTGACCCCCTTGTGTCCATCTCATCTACTTCCAGCATTggggtatgtgggggggggggggggggtcttctaaAGTTCCTAATGAAGCCTCCAACTTGTGCCAGCTCCACCAGGAGAAGAAGATGCCCCCTCTACCCCACAGCCTGTGCCCAGGAGACTTCTTAGCTCAACCATCACAAATggctaaaaaacaataaaaacaggaATAAAACTGAATTAAATAGGTGCTTCTCTCTGCTCTGGAAAAATAAAGTCCAAAGATATTCTGGTCTGTACAGATTCTAgaaaacatcatcatcatcatcatcagtgtctGTGCGAGTCCTGATgtcagtgccccccctcccctgcccggACCTCGTGCCTTGCCCCAAGAGCTCGCAATCCATCGGCCACTAGAACGCCACGATCGCCCGTGTCCATGCCCCCAGGCTGGCCAGCGCCTGTTTGCCGCACAAGTGTCCGTTCAGACTCTGCTCCGCGGTCTCTGCCGCCTGCCGGCTCATCAGTCCCGAGAAGCCGGAGCCGAAGATAGAGATCAGGTTGGAGATGTTGGAGGAGTCGGTGCTGGGCTCCGGGGGCTGCGGGCAGAACTCCTCGTAGCGGCCCCGCTTACAGGGCACGAAGTGCGGCTCCAGCTCGTCGTCCTCCGCCTGGCCCCCCGTGTAGCTGTACCCCACCGGGGGGTACTTGCGCTTGGGGGCGGCGGGCAGCGCATGGCACGGGCAGCAGTCCTGGTGCAGGTAGCCGTTCTCTACCGTGGTGACAACGTGAGTGTCCAGGTCCAGCACGGTGGTCTGGCTGCAGTGAGTGACGGCGGCTTCCTCCTCCGAGCAGCAGCTCCGGGGGTAGAAGCTGctgcccgccgccgccgccgcctggGAGTCCTTGCCGGGGTGCGGTGCCAGGGCGCACGGGGGCAGCTCCAGGGGCTCCTCCACCGGCTCCAGCACGTCGGGCTGTATCCGGGGCAGCTGCTGCATCTCGTCGTCGCCCTCGTCCGGGATCTGCAGCGGGCTCAGCTCCGGGATCTCGTCCATGGCCGGGGCGCACTCCATGGGCTGCGGGAAGGGCTGGCGCCGGTAGAGCTCCGCGTAGCGCTCGCTCAGGTAGAGCTGCCGGGCGTTGCGCAGGACGTAGGACACCAGCAGGTTCTTGTGCAGCTTGATGCCGCCGCGCTGGGTGCGGGAGCTGTGGATCTTCCTCAGGGAGAGGCTGATGAGGCTCTGCGCGTCCAGGGCGCACTCCATGCTGGACGGGACTCCAGCAGCCGGGCTCACACTTCTCTCCCTCACTGCCTGATAGAGCTGACGCTTCAGCCGCCTCCTCCCCCTCGTCACTACCAAGCTCTGAGCTGCTTGTGCCTGATCCTCGGCTCTGGGACAGTTATAtaccggggagctgtgcccgccTCAGGCCGGAGCCACCAATCAACTGCGCGCATTGCTGATGACTGACAGCCAAACCACGCCCTATGTGAGCCATTACAGCCAATGGGGTCAAGGCGGGCACTCGGTGCCATTCAAATGCTGGAGCTGTACTCGCTGCCGGGAATTACACAGATGAGAGCCCAGCGGTGCGGGCAGCGAGTGCCGGGAGCCGAGCACGGCCAATACCGGGGGGATAGGGACAATGATGGGGGTTATTATCATCATAGGTTATAgagaccctccagctgctgcaggactacaactgccagcatgcactgacacccTTCCCTATGTATATATGCAGCCAAAGGAGGATCatagtgtgtgggggtgctgCTATAGAAGGTTCAGGgaagcatgatgagagttgtagtttagtgATACCTGGAGAGTTACAGGTTGGATGACactgctatagggggtgcagcatggcatgatgggagttgtagtctgactatagggggtgcagcatggcatgatgggagttgtagtctgactatagggggtgcagcatggcatgatgggagttgtagtctgactatagagggtgcagggtactctgatgggagttgtagtctgactatagagggtgcagggtactctgatgggagttgtagtctgactAATGAGGGTGCAGGGTactctgatgggagttgtagtctgactatagagggtgcagggtactctgatgggagttgtagtctgactatagagggtgcagggtactctgatgggagttgtagtctgactAATGAGGGTGCAGGGTactctgatgggagttgtagtctgactatagggggtgcagggtactctgatgggagttgtagtctgactatagagggtgcagggtactctgatgggagttgtagtctgactAATGAGGGTGCAGGGTactctgatgggagttgtagtctgactAATGAGGGTGCAGGGTactctgatgggagttgtagtctgactatagagggtgcagggtactctgatgggagttgtagtctgactatagggggtgcagcatggcatgatgggagttgtagtctgactatagggggtgcagggtactctgatgggagttgtagtctgactatagagggtgcagggtactctgatgggagttgtagtctgactatagggggtgcagggtactctgatgggagttgtagtctgactAATGAGGGTGCAGGGTactctgatgggagttgtagtctgactatagagggtgcagggtactctgatgggagttgtagtctgactatagagggtgcagggtactctgatgggagttgtagtctgactatagggggtgcagcatggcatgatgggagttgtagtctgactatagagggtgcagggtactctgatgggagttgtagtctgactatagggggtgcagcatggcatgatgggagttgtagtctgactatagggggtgcagg
This genomic window contains:
- the IER5L gene encoding immediate early response gene 5-like protein → MECALDAQSLISLSLRKIHSSRTQRGGIKLHKNLLVSYVLRNARQLYLSERYAELYRRQPFPQPMECAPAMDEIPELSPLQIPDEGDDEMQQLPRIQPDVLEPVEEPLELPPCALAPHPGKDSQAAAAAGSSFYPRSCCSEEEAAVTHCSQTTVLDLDTHVVTTVENGYLHQDCCPCHALPAAPKRKYPPVGYSYTGGQAEDDELEPHFVPCKRGRYEEFCPQPPEPSTDSSNISNLISIFGSGFSGLMSRQAAETAEQSLNGHLCGKQALASLGAWTRAIVAF